The Gemmatimonadota bacterium genome segment TTGCGTCAACAAACAGCCGAACTGGCGATTCTCGCTGCCGGGCAATTGCTGGAGGAAAATTTGGACGATGAGCACAACAAAAAAATCGTAGATGATTTCATCAACCGCATGCCAGAACATTCCTGAGTTCGGAGTTTTTTGTGAGCCAATCAGCCGTTTCCATCCGATACACCAGCGCACTGATCGATGCCGCGCAAGAAAGCGGGATATTGGATCGGGTTGAAGCCGATGTACAGGCATTATTGGACTTATTACACGCCTCGGAAGACCTGCGGGAATTTGTCGCAGACCCGATGATGCGATCCGAACAAAAGCGCGCGGTATTGAACAATCTGCTCGCCGGAAAAATCGAGGACGTAACCCTCAGATTTTTGCTGCTGCTCTGCGACAATCGCCGCGAGCGCGTACTGCCCGAGATATTGTCGGATTTCCTATCCGTATTGGAAGACCGGCGCGGTCAGGCCACAGCGCAGGTGACGGTCGCTGCGCCCCTGTCCTCTGAACAGGAAACGCAATTAATTGCAAAACTCTCGACCTATTCTGGCAAGCAGGTGCGATTGGAAACCACAATAGACGAACAATTAAAGGCCGGGTTTGTGGTGCGGCTCGGCGACCGTGTATTTGATGGCACGCTGGCCACGCAACTCAACCGGTTGCGACAGCGCCTCGTGTCTGATTAAAAGTAAGGCAGGCAAAACATGGCGACGAATTTGCAGATTCGCCCCGACGAAATTTCGGCACTGCTCAAACAGCAAATCCTGGATTCCAGGACTGAAATAGATGTCTATGAAAGCGGCACCGTCCAGCAGGTGGGCGATGGTGTGGCCCGCGTGCAGGGACTGGGCAATGTGCAGACCAGTGAACTGGTCGAATTTCCCAATGGCATTATGGGGATGGCGCTCAACCTCGAAGAAGACAACGTGGGCTGTGTGTTATTTGGCGATGACACATTGATCCGCGAAGGCGACGAGGCCAAACGCACCGGACGCATTGCCGAAGTGCCCGTGGGCGAAGCCCTCCTCGGTCGCGTGGTAAATCCACTCGGCATGCCAATAGACGGCAAAGGCCCAATCAACCCCGAAGCAACCCTTCCCATTGAACGCAAGGCACCCGGCGTCATTGAGCGACAGCCCGTAACCGAAGCCCTGATGACCGGATTAAAAGTAATCGACTCAACCGTGCCAATCGGGCGGGGGCAGCGAGAACTGATCATCGGCGACCGGCAAACGGGCAAAACGGCGATTGGCGTCGATACCATCATCAACCAGAAAGACAGCGACGTAAAGTGCATCTATGTCGCCATTGGGCAAAAAGCCTCTACAGTGGCCAAAGTCGTGGCCGAACTGGAAGCCAATGGCGCAATGGAATACACCATTGTCGTATCGGCCACAGCCAGCGAACCCGCCCCACTTCAATTCCTATCCCCCTATTCGGGCTGCTCAATGGGCGAGTATTTCCGCGACAAGGGCGAACACGCGCTGATTATTTACGACGATTTATCCAAACAGGCGTGGGCTTACCGCGAGATGTCCCTGGTATTGCGCCGCCCGCCGGGCCGCGAAGCCTATCCCGGCGACGTATTTTATTTGCATTCGCGCCTGCTCGAGCGCGCCGCCAAAATGAGCGACGAACAGGGCGCAGGTTCGCTCACCGCATTGCCCGTCATTGAAATTCTGGAAGGCGATGTCTCCACCTTTGTGCCCACCAATGTAATATCGATTACTGATGGACAGATCCTGCTCAAACCCGAATTGTTCTACGCGGGTATCCGCCCCGCCATGGACGTGGGCGCATCCGTATCGCGCGTGGGTAGTTCGGCACAAACGAGCGCGATGAAAGCCGTTGCCAGAACCATTAAAGCCGACATCTCGCGCTACAACGAAGTCAAAGCCTTTGCGATGTTCGGCACAGAAGGCCTGGATGCCTCAACTCAGAACTTGCTGAACCACGGCGAAAAACTAATCGAAATCCTCAAGCAAGATCAGTATTCTCCAATGTCGCTGGAAGAACTCACCGTGGCGCTCTTTGCCGCCAATTTGGTCGATGATTTGCCCACCGAAGACGTGCGGCGCTTTGAGCGAGAATTGCTGGCGCATATCGGCCACAGTGAGTTGATGGAAGAAATCCGCGAAAGCGAAGATTTGAGCGACGAAAATGTCGAAAAACTCACAGAAATAATTGAGAACTTCAAACGCGGCTTCCGCGTATCGGTATAAGAGAACAAAGGACCGGATGTGGCAACCTTAAGACAACTGAGAACGCGCGTTGCAAGCATCACAAATATCCAGAGCGTAACCAATGCCATGCAACTCGTGGCTGCGGCTCGCATGCGACGGGCACAAGAAGCCATTGCGGCTGCGCGGCCCTATGCACAGCAACTGGACCGCGTTTTACAGCGACTCAGCAGCATGGAATCGCTCTCACATCCGCTGATGACAGAACGCGCGATCGACCGCACAGCACTCATTGTGTTGACCTCTGACCGCGGTTTGTGCGGCAGTTTTAACACCAACTCCTGCCGCCACGCATTCAATGACATGTCCCCCGATGATGGCATAATCGCAGTGGGGCGCAAAGGACGCAGTTTTTTCAGAAATCGCAATTGCGAGATACTCAACGACTATGAAGATGTGTTTCGCGACCTGTCCTTTGCCTCGGCTATAACAATCGCCGAAGACGCGGTAAACCGGTTTTTATCGGGTAAAGTCGATCGCGTAATGCTCATTTACAATGCCTTTGTCTCAGTCGCACAACAACAGCCCGTCTCAGAACAATTATTGCCCATTGCACCCAGCGAAGGCGAAGCAGCAGGTGTCTATTTATTTGAACCATCGCCGGAAGTGTTGTTGGAGACACTGGTCCCGCGTCATGTAAATTTTCAGGTGTGGCGTGCCCTGTTGGAATCCAATGCCGGTGAGCAAGCCGCGCGGATGCGCGCAATGGACAATGCGACCAAAAACGCAGGTGACGTAATCGAAGAACTAACCCGCGAAATGAACAAAGAACGTCAGTCATCAATTACGCTGGAACTGATGGATATTATCGGCGGCGCCGAAGCCGTTGCCCAGTAGTGGAGAGGCCAATTATGAACCAGGGTATGATCAAAGAAATCGTGGGCGTTGTCATTGATGTGGCATTTGAAGGCGACCTGCCCCCCATATACAATGCGTTAGAAGTCGAAGGCACGGACCCCCGTCTGGTGCTCGAAGTGCAGCAACACCTGGGAGAAAATATGGTGCGCTGTGTTGCAATGGATTCCACAGACGGACTGGTGCGCGGCACCGCAGTAGTGGATACAGGTGGACCTATCACAGTGCCCGTAGGCGAAAATGTTTTGGGCCGCTTGTTCAATGTGATTGGCGACCCCATCGACGGCAAGGGCCCGGTGCCCAATGACACGCCGCGACTGCCCCTGCACCGCGATCCCCCCGAACACGAAGAGCAAGTGACATCCGATCAAATGCTCGAAACAGGCATCAAAGTGATGGACCTGATCTGCCCATTTGCCCGCGGCGGTAAACTGGGATTATTCGGTGGCGCGGGCGTGGGTAAAACCGTGGTCTTAAAAGAACTCATCAACAACGTGGCTTCGGGACACGGCGGATACTCCGTATTTGCTGGCGTGGGCGAGCGCACGCGCGAAGGCAATGACCTGATGCTCGAAATGATCGAAGCCGACGTAATCGACAAAACCGCCATGGTCTTCGGCCAAATGAACGAACCGCCCGGCGCACGCCAGCGCGTGGCACTGACCGGATTGACAATGGCAGAGAATTTCCGCGATGAACACGGCCAGGACGTATTGCTATTCATCGACAACATCTTCCGCTTTATTCTCGCCGGCGCAGAAGTATCCGCACTATTGGGCCGCATGCCATCGGCCGTGGGCTATCAGCCGACCCTGGCAACCGAAATGGGCGGCTTGCAGGAGCGCATCACCACCACGCAAACGGGATCTATAACATCTGTCCAGGCCATCTATGTACCCGCCGACGACTACACCGACCCCGGCGTGGTCACGGCATTTTCCCACCTCGACGGACGCATCGTACTCGACCGCGCCCTCGCCGACCAGGTACTGTATCCCGCAGTAGATCCGCTGGCATCTTCATCGCGCATCCTCGACCCCCGCATAGTGGGCGACGAACACTACGATGTGGCACAACAGGTACAGCAGATCCTGCAGCGATACCGCGACCTGCGCGAAATCATCGCCATTCTGGGCATCGACGAATTATCAGACGAAGACCGCATCGTCGTAGCACGCGCGCGACGCATCCAGCTATTCCTCACACAGCCCTTTACAGTGGGCGAAGTATTCACCGGCGTACCCGGAGAATACGTGAACATAGAAGACACTGTGCGCGGTTTTAAAGAACTCGTCGAAGGCGTACACGACGACCTGCCCGAACAGGCATTTTACATGATCGGACCAATTGAGCAAGCAGTAGAAAAAGCAAAAACGCTTTAACAAAAATGGCCACTTTTCAATT includes the following:
- the atpH gene encoding ATP synthase F1 subunit delta codes for the protein MSQSAVSIRYTSALIDAAQESGILDRVEADVQALLDLLHASEDLREFVADPMMRSEQKRAVLNNLLAGKIEDVTLRFLLLLCDNRRERVLPEILSDFLSVLEDRRGQATAQVTVAAPLSSEQETQLIAKLSTYSGKQVRLETTIDEQLKAGFVVRLGDRVFDGTLATQLNRLRQRLVSD
- the atpA gene encoding F0F1 ATP synthase subunit alpha, which produces MATNLQIRPDEISALLKQQILDSRTEIDVYESGTVQQVGDGVARVQGLGNVQTSELVEFPNGIMGMALNLEEDNVGCVLFGDDTLIREGDEAKRTGRIAEVPVGEALLGRVVNPLGMPIDGKGPINPEATLPIERKAPGVIERQPVTEALMTGLKVIDSTVPIGRGQRELIIGDRQTGKTAIGVDTIINQKDSDVKCIYVAIGQKASTVAKVVAELEANGAMEYTIVVSATASEPAPLQFLSPYSGCSMGEYFRDKGEHALIIYDDLSKQAWAYREMSLVLRRPPGREAYPGDVFYLHSRLLERAAKMSDEQGAGSLTALPVIEILEGDVSTFVPTNVISITDGQILLKPELFYAGIRPAMDVGASVSRVGSSAQTSAMKAVARTIKADISRYNEVKAFAMFGTEGLDASTQNLLNHGEKLIEILKQDQYSPMSLEELTVALFAANLVDDLPTEDVRRFERELLAHIGHSELMEEIRESEDLSDENVEKLTEIIENFKRGFRVSV
- the atpG gene encoding ATP synthase F1 subunit gamma, which translates into the protein MATLRQLRTRVASITNIQSVTNAMQLVAAARMRRAQEAIAAARPYAQQLDRVLQRLSSMESLSHPLMTERAIDRTALIVLTSDRGLCGSFNTNSCRHAFNDMSPDDGIIAVGRKGRSFFRNRNCEILNDYEDVFRDLSFASAITIAEDAVNRFLSGKVDRVMLIYNAFVSVAQQQPVSEQLLPIAPSEGEAAGVYLFEPSPEVLLETLVPRHVNFQVWRALLESNAGEQAARMRAMDNATKNAGDVIEELTREMNKERQSSITLELMDIIGGAEAVAQ
- the atpD gene encoding F0F1 ATP synthase subunit beta, which codes for MNQGMIKEIVGVVIDVAFEGDLPPIYNALEVEGTDPRLVLEVQQHLGENMVRCVAMDSTDGLVRGTAVVDTGGPITVPVGENVLGRLFNVIGDPIDGKGPVPNDTPRLPLHRDPPEHEEQVTSDQMLETGIKVMDLICPFARGGKLGLFGGAGVGKTVVLKELINNVASGHGGYSVFAGVGERTREGNDLMLEMIEADVIDKTAMVFGQMNEPPGARQRVALTGLTMAENFRDEHGQDVLLFIDNIFRFILAGAEVSALLGRMPSAVGYQPTLATEMGGLQERITTTQTGSITSVQAIYVPADDYTDPGVVTAFSHLDGRIVLDRALADQVLYPAVDPLASSSRILDPRIVGDEHYDVAQQVQQILQRYRDLREIIAILGIDELSDEDRIVVARARRIQLFLTQPFTVGEVFTGVPGEYVNIEDTVRGFKELVEGVHDDLPEQAFYMIGPIEQAVEKAKTL